In Brachybacterium fresconis, one DNA window encodes the following:
- a CDS encoding TetR/AcrR family transcriptional regulator produces the protein MSPKKAVSGPSIPGAVWLRPRPPRRGQHGLTRERIAAEVVSQLDQAGPAGLNLRSIAAALDVHPTTLYWHVSARDDLLDLAVDAVFAELPLPSQPSDDWLADVRAFMHNLRAALLTHPWSGALASSRPLLGPEALARSEFVYAALARAGFTGDELAASAAAVSNLVIGSVATETSWQNGDESSARQAVHEHLHANAETYPAMADLSTESGRWGTQFSYSADLLLAGLAQKAPSSASSPGTNSQTPRTT, from the coding sequence ATGAGTCCGAAGAAGGCAGTCTCAGGCCCCTCGATTCCCGGAGCAGTGTGGCTACGCCCACGCCCGCCACGACGAGGCCAGCACGGCCTCACCCGAGAGCGCATCGCCGCCGAAGTCGTGTCCCAGCTCGACCAGGCCGGCCCCGCTGGACTGAACTTGCGCTCCATTGCGGCCGCCCTCGATGTGCACCCCACGACCCTGTACTGGCACGTATCGGCGCGGGACGATCTCCTCGACTTAGCCGTCGACGCAGTATTCGCCGAGCTGCCACTCCCGTCCCAGCCCTCTGACGACTGGTTAGCGGACGTCCGTGCATTCATGCACAACCTTCGCGCAGCCCTGCTCACCCACCCCTGGTCAGGAGCGCTCGCAAGCAGCCGGCCCCTGCTAGGACCCGAGGCTTTGGCACGCTCAGAGTTCGTCTATGCCGCGTTGGCGCGGGCAGGTTTCACCGGAGATGAACTCGCGGCGTCAGCCGCAGCTGTTTCAAATCTAGTAATCGGCTCCGTCGCCACCGAAACGTCATGGCAAAATGGCGATGAGTCATCGGCTCGGCAAGCCGTTCACGAGCACCTACATGCCAACGCAGAAACCTATCCCGCGATGGCAGACCTCTCAACCGAATCGGGTCGATGGGGAACGCAGTTCTCCTATAGCGCAGACTTGCTTCTCGCTGGCCTTGCTCAGAAAGCACCCAGTAGCGCCAGCTCGCCCGGCACCAACTCTCAGACGCCACGGACCACCTGA
- the istB gene encoding IS21-like element helper ATPase IstB — MSTRRRGMTEEAADASIDQACRMLRLPTIRQGFADGADRAAAEQMSYRGFLAELLLAECDDRARRRSERRIKAAKFPREKSLRAFDFDANPNIDPATIHTLAKSEWVKKGQPLCLIGDSGTGKSHLLIALGTEAAMAGYRVKFTLATKLANELVEAADEKTLSKTIARYGRVDLLCIDELGYMQLDRRGAELLFQVLTEREEKASVAIASNESFSGWTKTFTDPRLCAAIVDRLTFGGTIIETGTDSYRLAHTNRQLAEQ; from the coding sequence ATGAGCACCCGCCGCCGCGGCATGACGGAAGAAGCCGCCGACGCATCTATTGATCAGGCGTGCCGCATGCTGCGGCTGCCGACCATCCGCCAAGGCTTCGCCGACGGTGCCGATCGGGCCGCTGCTGAGCAGATGTCCTACCGCGGGTTCCTCGCCGAACTCCTGCTGGCAGAGTGCGACGACCGGGCGCGACGACGTTCCGAACGACGGATCAAGGCAGCCAAGTTCCCGCGCGAGAAGTCCCTGCGGGCGTTCGACTTCGACGCCAACCCCAACATCGACCCCGCCACTATCCACACCCTCGCCAAGTCCGAGTGGGTCAAGAAGGGCCAGCCGCTCTGCCTGATCGGCGACTCCGGCACGGGCAAGTCCCACCTGCTCATCGCCCTGGGAACCGAGGCCGCCATGGCCGGATACCGGGTTAAGTTCACTCTGGCCACCAAACTCGCGAACGAGCTCGTTGAGGCCGCCGATGAGAAGACCCTGTCGAAGACCATCGCCCGCTATGGACGCGTCGACCTGCTCTGCATCGACGAGCTCGGCTACATGCAGCTTGACCGACGAGGTGCCGAGCTGCTGTTCCAGGTCCTCACCGAACGGGAGGAGAAGGCATCAGTGGCGATCGCGTCGAACGAGTCCTTCTCCGGGTGGACCAAGACGTTCACCGACCCGCGGCTCTGCGCCGCCATCGTCGACCGCCTGACCTTCGGCGGCACCATCATCGAGACCGGCACCGACTCCTACCGTCTCGCCCACACGAACCGCCAACTCGCCGAGCAGTAG
- a CDS encoding MFS transporter yields MSTPFPASRRLPAQFHLWWIVSTLSAAGDSMLAFALIWTATSNGPATVAVVSTLAVVPRILLMLFGGALGDRHGPRRLLIATTAIQFVALVVLAGLSMVSSGVVFLAAAAGGTAVISAFQQPAAVVLPRLLITHEDQFARALARISGSLHAARILGVGVGGLAITALPLIAIFGASAAVVGLSLVVLCSIHPRSNHGRESATNSGASIWTALATGIKSVHELRIWPLLAAVALISAAVLPTVAVVMPSMARSHGWTAAQASLLEAGWATGTLVVTLLISYTGTIPKQIVPMVGGPSLICAALVALALPVSVPAAIALSVLTGVGTAIFTTHIAPTLLRMAPPDQLTRFQSLMAIVQLAPPALLNSPLAALSGTGRGSVALIITAGMAGAAAVTAARGLRRQKSADTPEERTAAPD; encoded by the coding sequence ATGTCGACTCCCTTCCCTGCATCTCGGCGGCTCCCGGCACAGTTCCACCTCTGGTGGATCGTCTCGACCCTCTCGGCGGCTGGAGATTCCATGCTCGCCTTCGCGCTCATCTGGACGGCGACGAGCAACGGCCCCGCAACTGTCGCGGTCGTCAGCACCCTCGCCGTCGTTCCCCGCATCCTGCTCATGCTCTTTGGTGGCGCGCTTGGTGACAGGCACGGGCCACGCCGCCTCCTCATCGCCACGACCGCGATCCAGTTCGTGGCCCTGGTAGTGCTCGCAGGTCTGTCGATGGTCTCCTCCGGCGTGGTCTTCCTGGCAGCTGCCGCCGGTGGAACTGCTGTCATCTCGGCCTTCCAGCAGCCTGCCGCGGTTGTGCTCCCTCGGCTCCTGATCACCCACGAGGACCAGTTCGCGCGGGCCCTGGCTCGCATCTCCGGCAGCCTCCACGCCGCTCGAATTCTCGGTGTCGGCGTGGGCGGCCTTGCGATCACAGCACTGCCCCTGATCGCAATCTTCGGGGCCAGCGCGGCAGTGGTCGGCCTATCTCTCGTGGTGCTCTGTTCGATCCACCCCCGATCCAACCACGGCAGAGAATCGGCAACGAACAGCGGCGCAAGCATCTGGACTGCGCTGGCCACGGGGATCAAGTCGGTTCACGAACTGCGTATCTGGCCCCTACTGGCTGCGGTGGCCCTGATCAGCGCAGCAGTGCTTCCCACGGTCGCGGTCGTCATGCCGAGCATGGCCCGTTCGCACGGATGGACCGCTGCCCAAGCAAGTCTCCTTGAAGCTGGCTGGGCCACGGGAACCCTTGTCGTGACGCTGCTGATCTCCTACACCGGCACGATCCCCAAGCAGATAGTCCCGATGGTTGGAGGACCCTCATTGATCTGTGCCGCTCTGGTAGCGCTGGCCCTGCCGGTCTCGGTGCCGGCTGCCATCGCACTGTCAGTCCTCACAGGAGTGGGGACCGCGATCTTCACCACCCATATCGCGCCCACACTTCTTCGAATGGCCCCTCCCGACCAGCTGACCCGATTCCAGTCCCTTATGGCCATCGTCCAGCTCGCTCCGCCGGCACTGCTGAACAGCCCTCTGGCGGCCCTGTCAGGCACAGGACGCGGCTCCGTGGCCTTGATCATAACCGCTGGTATGGCCGGGGCTGCGGCCGTAACCGCAGCCCGCGGGCTACGCCGACAGAAGTCCGCCGATACTCCCGAAGAACGCACCGCAGCACCGGATTAA
- a CDS encoding helix-turn-helix domain-containing protein gives MPNTPDSDAPITWNLRPLMAAAGMFQTTDLIAPLRAQGVQLSREQVFRLVTKTPERLNVEVFAALCRILECTPNDLIEVPKVQSVRPRRAAGAPEASGPAIGELRPIPAKLRRPHE, from the coding sequence ATGCCGAACACCCCCGACTCTGACGCCCCGATCACCTGGAACCTGCGCCCATTGATGGCTGCGGCCGGGATGTTCCAGACGACAGATCTGATCGCACCACTGCGCGCTCAGGGAGTGCAGCTCTCCCGCGAGCAAGTGTTCCGCTTGGTGACGAAGACGCCCGAGAGGCTGAACGTCGAAGTGTTCGCCGCCCTCTGCCGGATCCTCGAGTGCACACCCAATGATCTCATCGAGGTCCCGAAGGTCCAGAGTGTGCGTCCTCGTCGAGCTGCTGGCGCTCCAGAGGCCTCCGGACCGGCGATTGGCGAGCTGCGCCCCATCCCCGCCAAGCTGCGCCGCCCGCACGAATGA
- a CDS encoding IS1380 family transposase produces the protein MRVSHDFSAEFDDDNLVGRAGLVPVMALAESAGLPGLVAEHVTVPGSIGSNADVKVPSLVAGMLAGADSISDMDVLRHGGMGRAFTARRAPTTLGTHLRGYTFGHVRQLDAVASRVLTGLAARVPGLLSGGDRVAFVDIDDTIRATHGYAKQGAGYGYSGVKGLNAQVATLSTLQAVPVIAGIRLRRGAAASAHGTAAMIGSALATAKRAGVSGMVTVRADSAYFQHATVAAARRGGAHFSLTARMNPSVVGAISRIPEDAWTPIKYPQAIWEEAEQRWISDAEVAEVEYTAFTSRKQAEHVTARLIVRRVKRLNPRHGHSEQGGLLDAYRHHAVFTDSPLSMLAAEASHRDHAIVEQVIADLKGGPLAHCPSGVFTANSAWTVLAAIAFNLARAAGVLASSFHARARWQTLVDHLIAVPARIANRARSWRLHLPRNWPWHTAWENLFDTTRVMMT, from the coding sequence GTGCGAGTATCCCATGATTTCTCTGCCGAGTTCGATGATGACAATCTGGTTGGTCGGGCGGGGCTGGTGCCGGTGATGGCGCTCGCGGAGTCGGCGGGCCTGCCGGGCCTGGTCGCCGAGCACGTCACGGTGCCGGGCAGCATCGGTTCCAACGCCGATGTGAAGGTCCCCTCCCTGGTCGCGGGAATGCTCGCTGGCGCCGACAGCATCTCGGACATGGACGTTCTGCGTCATGGCGGGATGGGCCGGGCGTTTACCGCGCGGCGGGCACCCACGACGCTGGGCACCCACCTGCGCGGATACACCTTCGGGCACGTGCGCCAGCTCGACGCAGTCGCCTCCAGGGTCCTGACCGGGCTGGCGGCCCGGGTGCCGGGCCTGTTGAGCGGTGGCGACCGGGTCGCGTTCGTCGATATCGATGACACGATCCGGGCCACCCACGGCTACGCGAAGCAGGGCGCCGGCTACGGCTACAGCGGGGTGAAGGGTTTGAACGCCCAGGTCGCGACCCTCTCCACGCTGCAGGCCGTGCCGGTGATCGCCGGGATCCGGCTGCGTCGGGGCGCGGCGGCCTCGGCCCACGGCACCGCGGCGATGATCGGCAGCGCGTTGGCCACTGCGAAGCGCGCCGGCGTCTCCGGGATGGTGACCGTGCGTGCGGATTCGGCCTACTTCCAGCACGCCACGGTGGCCGCGGCCCGCCGGGGCGGGGCCCACTTCTCGCTCACCGCGAGGATGAACCCGTCCGTGGTCGGGGCGATCTCTCGCATCCCCGAGGACGCATGGACGCCGATCAAGTATCCGCAGGCGATCTGGGAGGAGGCCGAGCAGCGGTGGATCTCCGATGCCGAGGTCGCCGAGGTCGAGTACACCGCGTTCACCTCCCGCAAGCAGGCCGAGCACGTCACGGCCCGGTTGATCGTGCGTCGCGTGAAACGCCTGAACCCACGCCACGGGCACAGTGAGCAGGGCGGGCTGCTGGATGCGTATCGCCACCACGCGGTGTTCACCGACTCACCGCTTTCGATGCTGGCCGCGGAGGCCTCCCACCGAGACCACGCGATCGTCGAGCAGGTCATCGCCGACCTCAAGGGCGGGCCGCTGGCTCACTGCCCCTCCGGGGTGTTCACCGCCAACAGTGCCTGGACCGTGCTGGCCGCGATCGCGTTCAACCTCGCCCGCGCTGCCGGGGTGCTGGCCTCGAGCTTCCATGCCCGCGCCCGCTGGCAGACCCTGGTCGATCATCTGATCGCGGTGCCCGCCCGGATCGCGAACCGCGCCCGCTCCTGGCGACTGCACCTACCGCGGAACTGGCCCTGGCACACGGCCTGGGAGAACCTCTTCGACACCACCCGGGTGATGATGACCTGA
- the groL gene encoding chaperonin GroEL (60 kDa chaperone family; promotes refolding of misfolded polypeptides especially under stressful conditions; forms two stacked rings of heptamers to form a barrel-shaped 14mer; ends can be capped by GroES; misfolded proteins enter the barrel where they are refolded when GroES binds) has product MAKLIAFDEEARRGMERGMDQLADAVKVTLGPKGRNVVLEKSWGSPTITNDGVSIAREIELDDPYERIGAELVKEVAKKTDDIAGDGTTTATVLAQALVREGLRNVVAGSNPMALKKGIERAAAAVSRTLTATARPVENREQIAASASISAGDRGIGELIAEALDKVGKEGVITVEESNTMGLELELTEGMRFDKGFISPYFVTDAERQETVLEDPYILLLSSKVSSVKDLLPLLEKVIQAGKPLAIIAEDVEGEALAVLVVNKLKGSFKSVAVKAPGFGDRRKAMLEDMAILTGGQVISEEVGLKLETAGLEQLGQARKIVVTKDETTIVEGTGDADRIAGRVSQIRAEIENSDSDYDREKLQERLAKLAGGVAVIKAGAATEVELKERKHRIEDAVRNAKAAVDEGVVAGGGVALVQAGMRDAVEQLRLEEPDEKTGAALVLVALDAPLRQIAANAGLEGGVVVNAVRNLPIGEGLDAATGEYRDLVAAGIIDPVKVTRAALENAVSIAALFLTTEAVIADSPEDSASPTNVDAGMGGMGF; this is encoded by the coding sequence ATGGCAAAGCTAATTGCGTTCGATGAGGAAGCGCGTCGCGGGATGGAGCGAGGGATGGATCAGCTCGCCGATGCCGTCAAGGTCACCCTCGGTCCCAAGGGCCGCAACGTCGTGCTCGAGAAGTCTTGGGGATCTCCCACCATCACCAACGATGGCGTGTCGATCGCCAGGGAGATCGAGCTCGACGATCCCTACGAGCGGATCGGTGCCGAGCTGGTGAAGGAGGTTGCCAAGAAGACTGACGACATCGCCGGCGACGGCACTACGACGGCAACGGTGCTTGCTCAGGCTTTGGTTCGAGAGGGGCTGCGCAACGTTGTTGCGGGGTCGAATCCAATGGCACTCAAGAAGGGAATCGAGAGGGCTGCTGCCGCGGTCAGTCGTACACTGACCGCCACTGCACGGCCCGTCGAGAACCGCGAACAGATCGCCGCGTCTGCGTCGATCTCGGCTGGTGATCGCGGGATCGGCGAGCTCATCGCCGAGGCCCTCGACAAGGTCGGCAAGGAGGGCGTGATCACGGTCGAGGAGTCCAACACCATGGGCCTCGAGCTGGAGCTCACCGAGGGCATGCGGTTCGACAAGGGCTTCATCTCGCCGTACTTCGTCACCGACGCCGAGCGCCAGGAGACCGTGCTCGAGGATCCCTACATCCTCCTGCTCTCCTCCAAGGTGTCCTCCGTCAAGGATCTGCTGCCGCTGCTGGAGAAGGTCATCCAGGCCGGCAAGCCGCTGGCGATCATCGCCGAGGACGTCGAGGGCGAGGCTCTCGCGGTGCTCGTCGTGAACAAGCTCAAGGGCTCCTTCAAGTCCGTGGCCGTCAAGGCCCCCGGTTTCGGCGACCGCCGCAAGGCGATGCTCGAGGACATGGCGATCCTCACCGGTGGCCAGGTCATCTCCGAGGAGGTCGGCCTCAAGCTGGAGACCGCGGGTCTCGAGCAGCTCGGCCAGGCCCGCAAGATCGTCGTGACCAAGGACGAGACCACCATCGTCGAGGGCACCGGCGACGCCGACCGCATCGCCGGCCGCGTCTCCCAGATCCGCGCCGAGATCGAGAACTCCGACTCGGACTACGACCGCGAGAAGCTCCAGGAGCGCCTCGCGAAGCTGGCCGGCGGCGTGGCCGTCATCAAGGCCGGCGCCGCGACCGAGGTCGAGCTCAAGGAGCGCAAGCACCGCATCGAGGACGCGGTGCGCAACGCGAAGGCCGCTGTGGACGAGGGCGTCGTCGCCGGTGGCGGCGTCGCGCTCGTCCAGGCTGGCATGAGGGACGCGGTCGAACAGCTCCGCCTGGAAGAGCCCGATGAGAAGACGGGGGCAGCATTAGTTCTCGTCGCACTCGATGCTCCGCTCCGACAGATCGCGGCCAATGCCGGACTGGAAGGGGGAGTGGTGGTGAACGCCGTTCGCAACCTGCCAATCGGCGAGGGGCTCGACGCTGCGACTGGTGAGTATAGGGACCTCGTCGCTGCGGGCATCATCGACCCCGTCAAGGTCACCCGGGCGGCGCTAGAGAACGCAGTCTCGATCGCCGCACTCTTCCTTACTACCGAAGCTGTGATTGCTGACAGTCCTGAGGACTCCGCGTCGCCCACCAACGTGGATGCTGGCATGGGAGGAATGGGCTTCTAG
- a CDS encoding tyrosine-type recombinase/integrase: protein MSGEAVIANQARPRFTADLSGPLWPTERGTRVSLRYIDLRFAQLRDEAGLPPELSVHVLRHTYVTNLIEWGYAEKFVQDQVGHAYASTTAIYTSVGDDFKNRMINQALSRIYGGPDAEHPRL, encoded by the coding sequence GTGTCAGGCGAAGCCGTTATAGCCAACCAGGCCCGGCCCCGCTTCACTGCGGACTTGTCGGGACCGCTATGGCCGACTGAGCGAGGTACGCGCGTCTCGCTGCGCTACATCGACCTGCGCTTCGCGCAGCTCCGCGACGAAGCGGGGCTGCCGCCGGAGCTCAGTGTCCACGTACTGCGCCACACGTACGTCACCAACCTGATCGAGTGGGGATACGCCGAGAAGTTCGTGCAGGACCAAGTCGGGCACGCCTACGCCTCGACGACCGCCATCTACACGTCGGTCGGTGACGACTTCAAGAACCGCATGATCAACCAAGCCCTCTCCCGGATCTATGGAGGACCCGATGCCGAACACCCCCGACTCTGA
- a CDS encoding MerR family transcriptional regulator, with protein sequence MSDERLLTISTFARAVGIPGSALRFYAAEGVLVPAEVDSFTGYRYYAPSQIEAGVLVARMRAAGVAVPLMRDFLDASAPEATRIIDRMIAAHSAQSHRRGLELAALRESILEAERTPQAARATLPGTVLASAIDQVAAATSAASDDVSGLVWALQDGRLELIATDRYWLAYRELRPRESDGAARVMTTPEAAAAAASACAQRAEIVLEIVESRLRLLDAYGTVMAETRSVERSVPDLSLLISTQPPTRTIAGFASLALKDFLQGPSADDHVLIDAHRREIVGNDEHRLQGWVSTASRESGALRIQMQSALLASAVSICQGPEILLGLVDESTPVRVQSPLQDAMTCLVMPMRP encoded by the coding sequence GTGAGCGACGAACGACTTCTGACGATCAGCACGTTTGCTCGAGCGGTCGGGATCCCGGGAAGTGCCTTGCGCTTCTACGCCGCCGAAGGTGTTCTCGTCCCTGCCGAGGTCGACTCCTTCACCGGGTACCGCTACTACGCTCCGAGCCAGATCGAGGCTGGTGTGCTCGTCGCCAGGATGCGAGCCGCGGGCGTCGCGGTGCCCTTGATGAGGGACTTCCTGGACGCCTCAGCGCCGGAGGCGACTCGGATCATCGACAGGATGATCGCGGCCCACAGCGCTCAGTCGCATCGACGTGGGCTGGAACTGGCTGCTCTTCGCGAGAGCATTCTGGAAGCCGAACGGACCCCTCAGGCCGCTCGGGCGACGCTTCCGGGCACCGTGCTCGCCTCCGCCATCGACCAGGTCGCCGCCGCCACCTCAGCGGCATCCGATGATGTCTCCGGTCTCGTATGGGCTTTGCAGGACGGCCGTCTCGAGCTCATTGCCACCGATCGGTACTGGCTGGCCTACCGAGAACTCCGCCCGAGGGAGAGCGACGGCGCGGCGCGCGTGATGACAACTCCTGAAGCAGCAGCAGCCGCAGCATCGGCATGCGCGCAGCGAGCAGAGATAGTGCTCGAGATCGTCGAAAGCCGTCTGCGCCTCCTTGACGCCTACGGAACGGTCATGGCGGAGACGCGCTCGGTCGAGCGATCTGTTCCCGACCTCAGCCTGCTCATCTCGACACAACCTCCTACCCGCACGATCGCGGGGTTCGCCTCGCTGGCGCTCAAAGACTTCCTCCAGGGCCCCTCAGCTGACGACCACGTACTCATCGACGCCCACCGCAGAGAAATCGTGGGAAACGACGAACACCGCCTTCAAGGGTGGGTCTCCACAGCTTCCCGCGAATCCGGGGCCCTACGGATCCAGATGCAATCGGCGCTCCTCGCGTCGGCCGTGTCGATCTGCCAGGGCCCCGAGATACTGCTTGGCCTCGTCGACGAGAGCACACCGGTCCGCGTCCAGTCGCCGCTCCAGGACGCCATGACGTGCCTCGTGATGCCGATGCGGCCTTGA